The genomic segment AAGCTTCCCCCACTCCCATTGACGATCGCAATTTTGCGTATCTTTTGTAGGGGGTTTCCCGCGAAACGATACCCGTTTGAGGGAGCATCTGCATGAACTAGGGTCTGAGTATTCAGGAAGGCTTTTACCCGTTCTACAGCACGTTCTAAAGGCTCAGGCGTTGATAAATAACCAACAACTCCATACCCTCGATCTTCTAAAGCCTGAGGAGCAAGAAACTCCATTTTGTCTATGCCTAGCGCTTTTCCCATTGTCCAACTAGAGGAATAAAGGGACTGATCCAAATTCGTATGCGCTGCGTAATAGGCGATTCCTTCTTTTAAAAGCTGAATCGGAATTTGAGCCGCTTGATTATCTGAGCGAAGATTTTTAAGCGGTCTAAAGATAATCGGATGATGAGCCAAAATGAGTTGGGCCTTCCGTTCCTTCGCTTCCTCAAGGACTTCCGAGGTAGCATCGAGTGTGAGCAGGACTCGCTCAATCTTCGTTGAAGCATCTCCCACTAAGAGACCCACATTGTCCCACTCTTCTGCCCAAGATTTTGGAGCAATCTTTTCAATGGTTTGGGCAATCAGACCGATGGAAACAGACATTTCTTCATCTCCTCTAATAAAGAACAGGTAAATTCCTGTTGCTGAATTCTTTGACTAATTTCTTCTTTTTGAGATTTTTTCATCTCGCGAATTGCGCGTTGCAGGGGTTCAATATGTTCTTGGATTAATCGCTCCAGTTCAGGAATGGGCTGTTCTAAAATAAGTGGACCCATCTCCCAAAACACCCGATCGAAGGCTTCCAGTAGTTCATGAAATTCCATGTCATGGGTCATTTTTAGATGTCGCAGCCATTTATCTTTGAGCAACTCAAGTCTTTCCAACGAGTTCCCATTCTGACGAGCATAAACCATAACCCCATATATACGGCCTTCCTCAGCAATCAATCGTTCTTCTTGAAGAAACCACCCTGAGTTTAGTAGAGTTTTTCTGACCTTACCTTCCGCTCCCTGGGGTTGCAAAATCAGAGTATTAACTTGTGATAACACTTCTGGACTCGCCTCAAATATCTCCAGCATGGTATTTCCACCCATACCGGCTAGAGTTAAAGTATCGACCTCACCTGGTTTAATCGGTTGAAGTCCATCGCCGAAGCGTACATCAATCCGTTTCTCCAACCCACGCGCGTAAATAGCGGCTCGCGCTGACTGATACGGGCCTTCATGAACATCCACGGCAATAGCGTGAATAATTTGTTGGTGTTCCCATAAAAAAATCGGCAAATAAGCATGATCAGTCCCAATATCCCCAAGCTTAGCTTGCTCTGGTACCAAGGATGCAACTAGTCCCAATCGCGGCCCTAGGCAAACTCCCCCTTGCCCTTGCATTTGCATTCTATTCCACCTCTTCATTTACACTATTAACCATAATATGTTCTATTAGCCATTGGGTAAAGAAAAACTGTAGTAATCAACTACAGCTTAATTCTCTGCATCAAATTTAAAATAAAAATTATGAAAGGCACTTTCGTCAAATATTATAACACATTCTACCGTAAACTAACAATTCTAACATGGTTTAAATAGGACTACAATATGATATGATAGAATCCGAAATAATTCTTATTCTATTGGAGGAGAGTATGAAAAAGTCAATTGCAATGACCACTCTACTCATGGGATTGCTACTCTTACTTATACTTACGGAAAATCAAAATAAGATGATCAAAGGTAAAATTAACAATAATTCCTCCAATTTGGCCACCCAGAATAGCCGTTCAGATGAATTAAGCAATACAATTCGAAAATCAAACTTCTTGCTTGGTGGCGGGGAAACCGGAAGAATAGAGAAACAAGCACAAGAGAGAAAGGATAACTCAGTCAATAATTCCCTTACCGGCTTGCTTCCAAATGCCAAACAGCAATTATTCACTGCTACCTATGATGGTTCAGCACAGGCTACACATCCAAGCGTCATTGATTTCAAACTTGAATACCATATTGAAAAGTGGAACGGATACAGATATTGGATGGTCTTCACGCCATATCCCAATTCGGATGACAAATATGAAAATCCTTCTATTCTAAGTAGCAATGATGGGCTAACTTGGGTTGTACCCCCAGGATTTGAAAAGCCTCTAGATATTAAGGAAGATAGAAAAAACTTTAATTCTGATCCATCCCTTCTTTATGATAAGGAAACAAATACTTTAAACGTATTCTGGCGTGAAGTATTTATGGGTAAATACGACAAGATTTTGAGAATAAAAATTTCCGAGAAAGGGAATATCGCGCCTAAAGTTTTGATGGTCGAAGTACCCTGGACAGATAAAGAGGGTTTAGCCCTCTCCCCGACAGTCTGGAAAAAGAGTTCAAATGAATGGTATATGTGGACAGCAAATGGTTCCTCAACCGTTCACATCTATACTTCAAGCGATGGAGTGACATGGTCCAAGCGGGAACGTTGCTCCTATCCTTGGCTGGCTTGGAATGGCGGTTATGTTC from the Desulfitobacterium metallireducens DSM 15288 genome contains:
- a CDS encoding Nif3-like dinuclear metal center hexameric protein, which codes for MSVSIGLIAQTIEKIAPKSWAEEWDNVGLLVGDASTKIERVLLTLDATSEVLEEAKERKAQLILAHHPIIFRPLKNLRSDNQAAQIPIQLLKEGIAYYAAHTNLDQSLYSSSWTMGKALGIDKMEFLAPQALEDRGYGVVGYLSTPEPLERAVERVKAFLNTQTLVHADAPSNGYRFAGNPLQKIRKIAIVNGSGGSFIPKALFKGADLLITGDVDHHGVLDAREAGMAILDIGHFASEAPMIMTLQKYLSEEKSLVSLEIMMSSSMHSPWNKFDEAK
- a CDS encoding tRNA (adenine(22)-N(1))-methyltransferase produces the protein MQMQGQGGVCLGPRLGLVASLVPEQAKLGDIGTDHAYLPIFLWEHQQIIHAIAVDVHEGPYQSARAAIYARGLEKRIDVRFGDGLQPIKPGEVDTLTLAGMGGNTMLEIFEASPEVLSQVNTLILQPQGAEGKVRKTLLNSGWFLQEERLIAEEGRIYGVMVYARQNGNSLERLELLKDKWLRHLKMTHDMEFHELLEAFDRVFWEMGPLILEQPIPELERLIQEHIEPLQRAIREMKKSQKEEISQRIQQQEFTCSLLEEMKKCLFPSV